A stretch of DNA from Saccharomycodes ludwigii strain NBRC 1722 chromosome I, whole genome shotgun sequence:
GTAACAACAAATGGTGTTAGTAAAAGTATTAAtcttgataatattaacaaaaattacaatactaataatgaaaCTAGTAAAATAAGAGCTATAGAGGACAAAGGACAAAACTACGATCAAAACAGTATGTCTATAGGCAATAATCATAactatattaataattcgGATGAAGAGACTAATACAACAATGGATTTTACTAATCCCATTGGCCAAATATTTGAATTGCCTAACAAAATACCTGAAATCAAACATGTTACTAATGCTATCAAAAATGGTGATGAAAGTAGTACTACTGCTAAGGATGAACAAGAACCACAACAAGAAGTAGACCAAACTAGTAATGTTACGTTATCAATGGAGATTACCAAGTTGTTTACCAATGAAAATAGGAATATTTTGGATGATAACTCAAAAGACTATGAAAAAGAGCCAAATAGAGTACCAAGTACCTCGtttattgaaaatgttAATGGTAATGGCAACAATACAAGTAATCAAAGTCTTACCACAATGGAACTTACCAATTTAGACAATCTTGATGATTTGGCGCACAAAGATGAGGAAAACAGAATACTGAATTCACAACGATCAAACgtgaaaaatattcatgGACAGGAGGCTGTAGACATGGGAGAGGAAACTATGGATTTTACAAAAGCATTTACTACTATTCATAATACTGATAGCTACGCTAATGACAATAGTATTCCTATCATTAATAAGATTAATACTGGCATTAGTagcattaataataataataataataataataataataataatgatagtaatggtgataatgataataataatgacgaTACTAATAGTGAATCAGAGATTTTTGCTGATAATAAACCTTTACTGTTAAACAATAAGaattttttagttttggAAAAGGATCCTAGTTCAAGCACCTTTTTATCCCAGCCATTATTGCCAGAACAATTGAGTTCATTTAAGCTATCACAAATGGTTACTTCTACACAAAATCAGTCACAAAAAGCTGTGATGGAAGAACCACAAGCAGCTGTTTCAGAAAACAATAGCCATGAAAAAAGTGTTGCTGTCAAAGATTCCAAAGAAATGGATGATAATGAACTGGATAACAACGACTTAAGttttgatgaaaaattatcTCCTATACCCGTTTCTCATCCATTTTCCccaacaaaagaaattaaaaggaTATCGTTAGAGACTCCAAAAGACTCTTTGGAATTTATTCATTCTAAAATAAACCATAATGAACGCATagatattaataaacaGGAGGGTGACACTGACAATGGGACACAAGAAAATAAGACTACCAAAAATAAGctggatttttttttgaaagaaatAGGTATTGAATTACCACAACTTGCCAAAGACAAATCAACTAACACGAACGCCAGTTTTTCCACAAGTAATATCACTAGATTATACAAATACTATAAAGACATGAGTGAGGTTTCCACATCGGATTTGTATATCAATTTGCATTGTAATACACCAATATTAGaaatttatcaatttatttatcaagaattagttaaaaaattagacaattttaatattgacTACGATAGTCTACTAAAGAAACATGAATCTtctaatagtaatagtactAGTAGTATTCATCACAGAaatttactatttttacttGAAAAATGGTTTTCGCCAGAATTTCAAGATAATAACGATAAAAAACCCTTATTTATGGAGCAATttaatgaattaaaaaccTATTCAAAGTTGGAGGCAGAATATATGTGGTTGAGTTGGAGATCTCAACAATTAGATGGAATAATTACTGTTTTAGAAGATAATTACAATCTAGTTAAGGAGGAGTACCAAGATGTCTTGACTAGTTTTGATGAAacatcaaatatttataaaaatgcaCTGGTTATAAAAGATGAATTAATCAAAACCATCgaattatataaatctAGCGATGGTTTGACTACTATTGCCGGTAATTCCATAGTGTCCCCTCTTAGAAATAAAGCTACCAAAAATTTGACTTTATCCGATAGAATTAAATGGGAAAAGtggaaattaaaattaaaaaatagcTATGACATTGATATTGGTGATATTGATGATTCactaaaaaggaaagacGAAATTATGGAAAAGATTATCCAATTGAAGCagataaaatttaaaaagacAAATGTTAAAGAGCAAAAATGCGACCAAATTGATGATGATTCTTTACCAAGTATTGCTCATAAAAAAGAGATAGAAGATTTAAATAGTGaaaattttcttaaaattaaaaaaattatatgtGAAACTTCAAAAtactcaaaaaaaaaagttatttttgataCTGACAGTGAAAATGAAGGGAAATgtacttttaaatttaaggaattaaatttaattatcaAAGTTGACCATTCCCTACCTGATGTTGATCAAAATAacataatttttgaaatggATGAACCATtcgataattttttgagtGTATGGTGGTATAATACATATttcaagaaaattaaaaataagatatATGAGGGCACAGGGAATGATGCAATGTTCACCAAATTGCATGATATTGTCgacaaaattaatatattttatcaaattttgataaatataaCCAATTTGACCTACATATATTCCACCAAATTGACCCAACAAAACTCAATACAATCGACAGTAATTAAGTTTGAtgttttaacaaatttatataaattaacCCTTAGTTTTACCGGCCAACAGATTATCGATTTAATCCTAAACAATGcaagtaacaataataaacttGTTACCCCTGTAAAGGTTGAGAAACAGTTTTATAGTAATGACGTTACAGTGCATTCAACTGATCTTTTTACTGGTGGTGTTCTTTCAATATTGCCATGGTTGAAAcgtattgttatttaatatttttatattgtgctgtatttaaaatacttttaaatGGCGATGTTTCCAATTTTGAACTATAactgtgttttttttttgacaacATACACATATACACAGAGATTGTTAAATATTCTTAAGtacttttcaataaaaattgtaaatgAAACCTATCAGTGATTTAtcactttatttttatggaaAGTTTAATTCTCCTTTTCACTTAATCTAAAATTTgtgtttgattttaatatctGTAAATTGACCGAATTTCTAACGGACTTTAAAAGTATTCGGTTAcagttttatttctttggttatattttttattttttattttttattttttattttttatttttttttagaaaaagcaaaaaaattttattttgtttttttctttttttccagactcaaaataaataaaataaacaaatacaaaaaaaaaaaaaaaaaaacaggaTCTATATTATCACAACATATTAagtgattaaaaaaaaaaacaaaaaaacaaatgagTAATGTTTAATACAACtagcaacaataacaataataacataaatACCACCGCAATTGGCGGTAATTTGTTTGGTAATTCTGGTTTGAACACATCGACTCCACAATCCACACCAGTTCCAAGAACTAATGTGTTTGGacagcagcagcaacaaccACCCACAACTGTTAAGCCTACTAATACGCTATTCGGTAATAATGGTATTGGGGCAGCTTCCACACCTAGTCCTGTCACTAATAACTTATTTGGTACCAATAAACCATCCACTGGTCTGCTTAACAATCCTACAACTAATACAGGTACTAATACCACAAATGGTACTTCGTTGTTTGGGAATTCTTCAAAAACAATGACTGCAAATATTGCTCCGGTAGATAATAAGCctcaaataaaaactggGACTACAGGTTTATTTGGATCTGCAACTATGAACCCTTccactaataaaaatggtgggctttttaataatggaaACACGCAGACCAATTCTTCGTTTACCAATAAACCCACAACAACCAATTCTAATTCGTTATTTGGTAATAATTCATCAGCCACCTCAGCGCCCATTTCTTTATTCGGTAACacaaatagtaataacacTGCTACAGGTAATGGGAATTTTGGGGCCTTAAACAACAGTGGGTCTCAAATGTCAAATACCATCCCGAATGCTTCTTCTAATCCATACGGTTTGAAGATAGAAGAAGTGTTGATTACAAAGATGCCTGCATCAATTACAAGTTCATTGAATAACAATACTTCAGACGTAattaataatcaaaaaacgGTTTTCAATATTAGATCGAAAAATCCCACAAgcttaaaaagaaattcaTTTCAAAGTTCCACTTTTAATGAAAGTAGCTTAATTAGCAAATTGGGCTCTAGACTACTTAATGGTAAATCAACAGATTCTATAAGAGGCTTGTTTTCTGCGTCATCGTCATTAACAAGCGGCACTGCTAATTTTTTATCGAACTTTGGTAgctttgataaaaatactCTAGATAATCagcaaaataataatggtatcaccaagaataataaaaagctAGCACAAAatcacattttttttactaatgGTGTTATAGCTAAAAAAGATCTATCTGGTATTcgtaaattaaaaattgacCCTAAAAGAATTGCTTTGAAAAGACAAAGATTGGCTAATGGACTAAGTTCGACTAGTAAATTTGGATCTATTGAAGATGATAATGTCAACAACGGCGAATCGAGTATTCATAATCCTAAAGATAATCGTAAACCAGACTCAAATTATAGAGTTTTCGGTAGTCATGAATTGAAGGAAGATTTGAATGTTGAATCAAGTGGTGAATCGAGCAACGAAGAGAGCAGTAGTTCTAGCAAATCCTCTGCCAAACCTGCTGATTCCTCTGATATTGATTATTGGTGTTCGCCTTCAATTGAGGCATTATCTGAAATGTCTGAAAAGGAATTGAGTCTTGTTCCTGACTTTGTTATTGGTAGAAAGGGCTATGGTTGTATTGCATTCAGTTATGATGTCGATTTATCAAACTTTAAAGAAGATTTTAAGGGTAAGctttttggaaatattgttgttttcaatGATAACAGAACTGTTGAAGTGTATCCAGacgaaaaaacaaaaccgACAGTTGGTAATGGCATTAATGTGCCCGCAATAATAactttggaaaaaatttaccCAATTGATGTCAAAACGAAAAAACCTATAAAAAACGGTTCCAATATTCCTGgaattcaaaattttgtgaaaaaattgaaaaatcaGCGTGGTATGgaatttatttcttataaTCCATTTGGTGGTGTGTGGATATTTAAAGTAAAACATTTTAGTATTTACGGTTTGGTTGATGATAATTCTGTTGCCGTTGATCTTGACGGTGTGGAAGTTTCggatgaaattaaaaatagaaatattgCATACCCTAAAATGCGAGCTGATGAATATT
This window harbors:
- the SPC105 gene encoding kinetochore-microtubule binding complex subunit SPC105 (similar to Saccharomyces cerevisiae YGL093W | SPC105 | Spindle Pole Component), whose protein sequence is MLNENTAKDNNTTQPSQQKKKSILKRQSLTTEESIPNIATTVTTGLPNGAKRFLLPSKFNLSKNDVLLSRENNTTSRINTTKLQAKLKNMNNKIAAEGKKRRRVSFAPDVTLHTIDFISLSRQPTNIDTSVTTNGVSKSINLDNINKNYNTNNETSKIRAIEDKGQNYDQNSMSIGNNHNYINNSDEETNTTMDFTNPIGQIFELPNKIPEIKHVTNAIKNGDESSTTAKDEQEPQQEVDQTSNVTLSMEITKLFTNENRNILDDNSKDYEKEPNRVPSTSFIENVNGNGNNTSNQSLTTMELTNLDNLDDLAHKDEENRILNSQRSNVKNIHGQEAVDMGEETMDFTKAFTTIHNTDSYANDNSIPIINKINTGISSINNNNNNNNNNNNDSNGDNDNNNDDTNSESEIFADNKPLLLNNKNFLVLEKDPSSSTFLSQPLLPEQLSSFKLSQMVTSTQNQSQKAVMEEPQAAVSENNSHEKSVAVKDSKEMDDNELDNNDLSFDEKLSPIPVSHPFSPTKEIKRISLETPKDSLEFIHSKINHNERIDINKQEGDTDNGTQENKTTKNKLDFFLKEIGIELPQLAKDKSTNTNASFSTSNITRLYKYYKDMSEVSTSDLYINLHCNTPILEIYQFIYQELVKKLDNFNIDYDSLLKKHESSNSNSTSSIHHRNLLFLLEKWFSPEFQDNNDKKPLFMEQFNELKTYSKLEAEYMWLSWRSQQLDGIITVLEDNYNLVKEEYQDVLTSFDETSNIYKNALVIKDELIKTIELYKSSDGLTTIAGNSIVSPLRNKATKNLTLSDRIKWEKWKLKLKNSYDIDIGDIDDSLKRKDEIMEKIIQLKQIKFKKTNVKEQKCDQIDDDSLPSIAHKKEIEDLNSENFLKIKKIICETSKYSKKKVIFDTDSENEGKCTFKFKELNLIIKVDHSLPDVDQNNIIFEMDEPFDNFLSVWWYNTYFKKIKNKIYEGTGNDAMFTKLHDIVDKINIFYQILINITNLTYIYSTKLTQQNSIQSTVIKFDVLTNLYKLTLSFTGQQIIDLILNNASNNNKLVTPVKVEKQFYSNDVTVHSTDLFTGGVLSILPWLKRIVI